One stretch of Calonectris borealis chromosome 5, bCalBor7.hap1.2, whole genome shotgun sequence DNA includes these proteins:
- the NUMB gene encoding protein numb homolog isoform X4, with protein MNKLRQSFRRKKDVYVPEASRPHQWQTDEEGVRTGKCSFPVKYLGHVEVDESRGMHICEDAVKRLKSLPTVIALDLSPLFLQERKFFKGFFGKSGKKAVKAVLWVSADGLRVVDEKTKDLIVDQTIEKVSFCAPDRNFDRAFSYICRDGTTRRWICHCFMAVKDTGERLSHAVGCAFAACLERKQKREKECGVTATFDASRTTFTREGSFRVTTATEQAEREEIMRQMPDAKAVETEVKTVAPGAAPNNTAPSSGSPTSPTAEVAASLDKEMSNPHAIPRRHAPIEQLARQGSFRGFPALSQKMSPFKRQLSLRINELPSTVQRKTDFPMKNSVPEVEGETDSISALCSQITSAFSTPSEDPFSSAPMTKPVTVVAPQSPAFQVNGTASAFCVLAAKPSQAAVVPTAMPVRETNPWAHAPAANTGAAAMVAGTEWSSTSSGAASPSLFQGNHRRTPSEADRWLEEVSKTVRAQQQPTPAPAPQPLLQPPPAASQSAPAFPVSTFIAPQPVPVGVVPPMQPAFIPAQPYAVANGITYAAPSVPVVGITPSQMVANVFGTASHTPAPHPHQSPSLVKQQTFPQYESNSATASPFFNPPAQHNGSAAFNGVDGGKWAAEDKHSQPPAAAPQVDPFEAQWAALESKAKQRTNPSPTNPFSSDLQKTFEIEL; from the exons CTACCTACAGTAATAGCGCTCGACTTGTCCCCCCTGTTCCTCCAGGAAAGGAAGTTCTTCAAAGGCTTCTTTGGAAAA tctGGGAAGAAAGCCGTTAAAGCAGTCCTGTGGGTTTCGGCGGATGGACTCAGAGTTGTAGATGAGAAAACAAAG GATCTTATAGTCGATCAGACAATAGAGAAGGTTTCCTTCTGCGCACCAGACAGGAACTTTGACCGGGCATTCTCATACATCTGTCGAGATGGCACAACGAGACGCTGGATATGCCACTGCTTTATGGCTGTAAAGGACACG GGGGAAAGGTTGAGTCATGCCGTGGGCTGTGCATTTGCAGCGTGCCTGGAGCGAAAGCAGAAGCGAGAGAAGGAGTGTGGAGTGACTGCCACCTTCGATGCCAGCAGAACCACATTCACTAGAGAGGGGTCATTCAGGGTCACTACAGCTACTGaacaagcagagagagaggaaattatgAGACAGATGCCGGATGCTAAAG CAGTtgaaacagaagtgaaaacagTAGCACCAGGTGCTGCACCAAACAATACTGCCCCCTCTTCTGGCTCACCGACCTCTCCTACTGCTGAAGTTGCTGCCTCTCTGGATAAAGAAATGAGCAATCCCCACGCTATTCCACGGAGGCATGCTCCTATAGAACAGCTTGCCAGGCAAGGGTCTTTCAGGGGCTTCCCTGCCCTTAGCCAAAAGATGTCTCCTTTTAAACGACAGTTATCTTTGCGAATAAATGAGCTGCCTTCAACAGTGCAAAGGAAGACCGATTTCCCCATGAAAAACTCAG tCCCTGAGGTAGAAGGGGAAACGGACAGTATTAGTGCCCTGTGCTCTCAGATCACCAGTGCTTTCAGCACACCATCAGAAGATCCTTTCTCTTCGGCCCCCATGACAAAACCAGTGACAGTAGTCGCACCACAGTCTCCTGCCTTTCAAG TTAATGGCACTGCCTCTGCCTTCTGTGTGCTTGCTGCTAAACCATCCCAAGCTGCTGTAGTGCCCACAGCTATGCCTGTTCGTGAAACCAATCCTTGGGCTCATGCTCCTGCTGCTAATACTGGAGCTGCAGCCATGGTCGCTG GCACTGAGTGGAGCAGCACCTCctcaggtgcggcctcaccaagtCTCTTCCAAGGAAACCACAGACGTACTCCCTCAGAGGCAGACCGCTGGTTGGAAGAGGTCTCAAAGACTGTCAGAGCCCAACAGCAGCcaaccccagctccagccccgcagccacTACTacagcctcctccagcagcttccCAGTCAGCACCAGCCTTCCCAGTCAGCACCTTCATTGCACCTCAGCCTGTGCCGGTGGGTGTGGTACCGCCCATGCAGCCAGCATTTATTCCAGCTCAGCCCTACGCTGTAGCAAATGGGATTACCTATGCAGCCCCAAGCGTACCTGTGGTTGGAATCACACCTTCCCAGATGGTAGCCAATGTCTTCGGCACTGCAAGCCACACTCCAGCCCCCCATCCGCATCAGTCACCCAGTCTTGTCAAACAGCAGACGTTCCCTCAGTACGAAAGCAACAGTGCTACGGCCAGCCCTTTCTTCAACCCGCCCGCGCAGCACAACGGCTCTGCGGCTTTCAACGGAGTTGACGGTGGCAAATGGGCTGCAGAGGACAAGCATTCGCAGCCTCCCGCAGCTGCTCCGCAGGTAGACCCGTTTGAAGCACAGTGGGCAGCACTAGAGAGCAAGGCAAAGCAGCGCACTAATCCCTCTCCAACTAACCCCTTCTCAAGTGATTTACAGAAGACATTTGAGATTGAACTTTAA
- the NUMB gene encoding protein numb homolog isoform X3: protein MHICEDAVKRLKSSGKKAVKAVLWVSADGLRVVDEKTKDLIVDQTIEKVSFCAPDRNFDRAFSYICRDGTTRRWICHCFMAVKDTGERLSHAVGCAFAACLERKQKREKECGVTATFDASRTTFTREGSFRVTTATEQAEREEIMRQMPDAKAVETEVKTVAPGAAPNNTAPSSGSPTSPTAEVAASLDKEMSNPHAIPRRHAPIEQLARQGSFRGFPALSQKMSPFKRQLSLRINELPSTVQRKTDFPMKNSVPEVEGETDSISALCSQITSAFSTPSEDPFSSAPMTKPVTVVAPQSPAFQGTEWSSTSSGAASPSLFQGNHRRTPSEADRWLEEVSKTVRAQQQPTPAPAPQPLLQPPPAASQSAPAFPVSTFIAPQPVPVGVVPPMQPAFIPAQPYAVANGITYAAPSVPVVGITPSQMVANVFGTASHTPAPHPHQSPSLVKQQTFPQYESNSATASPFFNPPAQHNGSAAFNGVDGGKWAAEDKHSQPPAAAPQVDPFEAQWAALESKAKQRTNPSPTNPFSSDLQKTFEIEL, encoded by the exons tctGGGAAGAAAGCCGTTAAAGCAGTCCTGTGGGTTTCGGCGGATGGACTCAGAGTTGTAGATGAGAAAACAAAG GATCTTATAGTCGATCAGACAATAGAGAAGGTTTCCTTCTGCGCACCAGACAGGAACTTTGACCGGGCATTCTCATACATCTGTCGAGATGGCACAACGAGACGCTGGATATGCCACTGCTTTATGGCTGTAAAGGACACG GGGGAAAGGTTGAGTCATGCCGTGGGCTGTGCATTTGCAGCGTGCCTGGAGCGAAAGCAGAAGCGAGAGAAGGAGTGTGGAGTGACTGCCACCTTCGATGCCAGCAGAACCACATTCACTAGAGAGGGGTCATTCAGGGTCACTACAGCTACTGaacaagcagagagagaggaaattatgAGACAGATGCCGGATGCTAAAG CAGTtgaaacagaagtgaaaacagTAGCACCAGGTGCTGCACCAAACAATACTGCCCCCTCTTCTGGCTCACCGACCTCTCCTACTGCTGAAGTTGCTGCCTCTCTGGATAAAGAAATGAGCAATCCCCACGCTATTCCACGGAGGCATGCTCCTATAGAACAGCTTGCCAGGCAAGGGTCTTTCAGGGGCTTCCCTGCCCTTAGCCAAAAGATGTCTCCTTTTAAACGACAGTTATCTTTGCGAATAAATGAGCTGCCTTCAACAGTGCAAAGGAAGACCGATTTCCCCATGAAAAACTCAG tCCCTGAGGTAGAAGGGGAAACGGACAGTATTAGTGCCCTGTGCTCTCAGATCACCAGTGCTTTCAGCACACCATCAGAAGATCCTTTCTCTTCGGCCCCCATGACAAAACCAGTGACAGTAGTCGCACCACAGTCTCCTGCCTTTCAAG GCACTGAGTGGAGCAGCACCTCctcaggtgcggcctcaccaagtCTCTTCCAAGGAAACCACAGACGTACTCCCTCAGAGGCAGACCGCTGGTTGGAAGAGGTCTCAAAGACTGTCAGAGCCCAACAGCAGCcaaccccagctccagccccgcagccacTACTacagcctcctccagcagcttccCAGTCAGCACCAGCCTTCCCAGTCAGCACCTTCATTGCACCTCAGCCTGTGCCGGTGGGTGTGGTACCGCCCATGCAGCCAGCATTTATTCCAGCTCAGCCCTACGCTGTAGCAAATGGGATTACCTATGCAGCCCCAAGCGTACCTGTGGTTGGAATCACACCTTCCCAGATGGTAGCCAATGTCTTCGGCACTGCAAGCCACACTCCAGCCCCCCATCCGCATCAGTCACCCAGTCTTGTCAAACAGCAGACGTTCCCTCAGTACGAAAGCAACAGTGCTACGGCCAGCCCTTTCTTCAACCCGCCCGCGCAGCACAACGGCTCTGCGGCTTTCAACGGAGTTGACGGTGGCAAATGGGCTGCAGAGGACAAGCATTCGCAGCCTCCCGCAGCTGCTCCGCAGGTAGACCCGTTTGAAGCACAGTGGGCAGCACTAGAGAGCAAGGCAAAGCAGCGCACTAATCCCTCTCCAACTAACCCCTTCTCAAGTGATTTACAGAAGACATTTGAGATTGAACTTTAA